Below is a genomic region from Syntrophobacterales bacterium.
TATGCGACGTAAGATCGAGTCCCTGGAGCCGTTATACGCCCCATTTCAACCGCGAATCGCTGAAGGACGAACTGGCGAAGCAGCGCATCAGCTACATTTACCTGGGCCTGGAACTGGGGCCGCGCAGCGATGACCCGACCTGCTATGAAAAGGGCAAGGTGCAATACAAGCGCCTTGCCGACCGGGAAATCTTTCAACGGGGGCTTGCCCGTCTGCGCAACGGGATGACTGCATACCGCATTGCGCTCTTGTGCGCTGAAAAGGAACCCCTCACCTGTCACCGGATGCTGTTGGTTTGTCGGTATTTGCGCGCTGATGATCTCGTTATCAGGCATATTCTCGAAGATGGCGCCATAGAGGACAACAGGGATTCCGAAGAGCGCCTGATGAAACTATTGAAAATCGATCCCGTCAACCTGATTTCAACAAGAGCGGAGCAAATCGAACGGGCCTATGACATACAGAGTGGAAAAATTGCCTACACCCTGGAGGAGGGGTGACATGACGGACAAGATTACGGTATTTACGATAGGTTTTACAAAAAAGACGGCGGAGGAGTTTTTTACGCTGTTGATGAAGGCCGGCGTCAAGCGAGTGATCGATATCCGACTCAACAATGTCTCCCAACTGGCCGGGTTCGCCAAGCGGGAAGACCTGCGCTATTTCCTGCGGGCAATCGGCGGGATCGATTATCTGCATCGTCCCGATTTGGCGCCGACGCAGCAGATACTTGATGAATTCAAGAAAAACAAGGGGAGCTGGCCGGATTACGAGCGGGATTTTCTGGCATTGCTTCTTGCAAGAAAGGCCGAGCTGAACATAACCCCCGAACTGCTCGATGAGGGGTGCCTGTTGTGCAGCGAGGATAAGCCGCTCCACTGCCATCGCCGGCTCGTCGCCGAATATCTGCGGTCAAAGTGGGGAAACGTGGGGATCATTCACCTTTGAATTTTCAACCATGTAAAATAAATCTGTCCCCTTTTTGCGTTAATTCCTCCTTGACTAATTTCTTGTAAAAATGTAGTCAAATCCACTTTATACCAAAACAGGACGATAGAGGGACTATGGAAGAGGAAAATGAACTGCTGAAAAAACGTCGGGAAAAGGCCGACTTGCTGAAGAGAGATGGGATAGATCTCTATCCGAACGACGTTCAGGTTGCCAATAATTCGGAAGCAATCAAGGGACGTTTGGAAAATTTATCCGAAGAAGAGCTTGGTAAAATTGACGAACGCTTTACCCTTGCCGGGCGCATCATGGCCATCCGCGATTTCGGCAAGAGCGCCTTCGTCAGCATTCAGGACCGCAAGGGGCGAATCCAGGCCTTTCTGCGCAAAAACGCACTGGGGGAAAAGGGATTTTCACTTTTCAAGAAACTCGACGCCGGGGACGTAGTCTGGATAGCGGGGCGAATTTTCAAGACCAAAACCGGCGAGTTATCGATAGACGTGGAGGAAAACGGCCTGCGCCTGCTTTCCAAATCGCTGCTGCCCTTGCCGGAGAAATGGCACGGTCTGACCGACGTGGAGATTCGCTACCGCCAGCGCCACCTTGATTTGATCGTCAACCCCGAGGTGCGCAAGGTGTTTCAGCAGCGCAGCCGCATTATCAGCCTGATTCGCCGGTTCATGGAGGAGCGTGATTTCCTGGAAGTCGAAACCCCGATGATGCAGCCCAAGGCGGGCGGCGCGGTGGCCCGACCGTTCAAAACCTTTCACAACGCGCTGGGGATGAATCTTTTTCTGAGAATAGCCCCGGAACTGTACCTGAAGCGCCTGATAACCGGCGGTTTGGAAAGGGTTTTCGAGATCAACCGCAATTTCCGGAACGAGGGAATCTCCACCTTTCACAACCCCGAATTCACGATGATGGAGTTCTATCAGGCCTACGCGACCTATGAGGAGCTGATGACGATGACGGAGGAACTGTTCGGCTGTATCGCCATGAACCTGTTTTCTTCGCTTCAGTTCAACTATCAGGGAAACGAGATAAATCTGACGCCCCCCTGGCGGAGAATAACCGTTCGGGATGCCGTCCTCGAGATAGGCGGCGTCAAGCCGGAAATTCTTGACGATCCGGCGCTGATGGCCCAATATGCGGGGAAACTCGGCGTTCAGTTGCAAGCAAGCGACCCTCCCGGCAAGGTTTTGATGGCAATCTTTGACGAAACGGTGGAAAAAAGGCTGATTCAGCCCACCTTTGTCACCCATTACCCGGTGGAGGTCTCTCCTCTCTCCCGCCGGAACGTCGCGGATCCCTCCGTTACCGACCGCTTTGAACTCTACATCGCCGGCAGAGAAATCGCCAATGCCTTCTCGGAGTTGAACGACCCGGTCGATCAGCGCCAAAGGTTCGAGCAGCAGATCAAGGAGCGGGAGGCGGGCGATCTGGAGGCCCACGAAATGGATGAGGACTATATCGGCGCCCTTGAATACGGGATGCCGCCGACCGCTGGCGAGGGGATCGGCATTGACCGGCTGGTCATGCTGATGACCGACTCCGCCTCCATCCGGGACGTGATTCTCTTTCCGCTTCTGCGAAGCAGGGAAGCCGCCAGGGAAGAATAATGATGAATTCCTACGAGCTTTTCATAAGCCTGCGTTACCTCAGGGCAAGGCGAAAACAGGTATTTGTTTCCATCATAACATTTATCTCGGTCGCCGGAATCTTTCTCGGCGTTGCGGCCCTGATCATCGTGCTTGCCGTCATGAACGGCTTCGAGACGGATCTGCGCAACAAGATTCTCGGCGTCAATTCCCATATCGTTGTTACGGACTACAGCGGCGGGATGCAGAATTACCGGCAAATAATGGGCGATGTCGCCGCCATTCCGGGCGTCGAGGCGGCAACGCCTTTCATCTACAGTCAGGCCATGCTCAGAAAAGGAACCGCGACAACGGGGATCATTCTGCGCGGCCTGTCGCTGCAGGATGCGCTGAAGGTCATCAACATTGGAAAGATAAAAGAGGGCAGCCTGAAGGGTTTGGAATCTGCAAGCAGACCAATAAGCGCCGCCCAAACGGGCCCGGCGCCCCGTCCCGGCATCGTCATCGGGCGCGAGCTGGCCAAAAACCTGGGGTTGTTCCTGAATGATCAGGTTTTTGTCATTTCCCCTTCCGGCGTTTCCACGCCAATGGGAATGACGCCGCGGATGAAACCATTTGTCGTGGCGGGCATTTTTGAATCCGGATTTTACGAATATGATTCGACCCTGGCCTATATCTCGCTTGAGGAGTGTCAGAATTTTCTGAACATGGGAGAGCTGGTGTCGGGGCTGGAGCTCCGGGTGAGCGACATCTACCAGGCCGGTCAGATTGCCCGGCAGATCGAGAAAAAACTGGGGTTCCGCTACTGGGCGCGCAACTGGATGGAGATGAACAAAAACCTCTTTTCGGCGCTGAAACTCGAAAAGCGGGTCATGTTCATCATCCTTTCGCTAATCGTGCTTGTGGCCGCTTTCAATATCATCAGCGCCCTGATCATGATCGTCATGGAAAAGAATAAGGATATCGCGATTCTCAAGGCAATGGGCGCCACCCGGTCCGGCATCATGAAGATATTTATTTTTCAGGGGGTGATCGTCGGGGCGATCGGCGCCTTGCTCGGCACGCTGGCGGGGCTTGCCGTTGCGCTCAATCTCGAGAAGATATCGCTGTTTGTCGAAAAACTCTTCGGCTTCAAGATCCTGCCGGGAGACGTTTACTATCTGAGCGAACTCCCCTCGCAGGTAAACTACGGCGATGTCGCCATCATTATTGTGGGGACATTGCTGATCAGTTTTCTGGCAACCATTTACCCATCCTGGCGGGCATCCCGTCTGGCGCCGGCGGAGGCGCTCCGGTATGAATGAGAAGTTATTAATTTTATGATAGAAATCAAGAATCTGCAGAAAACATTTCTGCTGAACGGAAATAAAATTGAGGTGTTAAAGGGGATTGACCTGACGATTGCCGATGGTCAGTCGCTGGCAGTTGTGGGGGTGTCCGGCGCGGGCAAGAGCACCTTTCTGCATATCCTGGGAACGCTCGATCATCCGACCGGCGGAGAGGTGCTCTTTGACGGCGTTGATGTATTTTCCTGGCCGGAGAAAAAGCTTTCCGACTTCCGGAATGGCCGCATCGGTTTCGTGTTTCAATTCAACAATCTGCTTCCCGAATTCACCGCCCTCGAAAACGTCATGATGCCAGCCCTGATCCGGCGGATAGCGAGAAAAGAGGCAAAAGACAGGGCTGAGGCAATTCTTTCCGAGGTGGGACTCAGCAATCGCGTCCGGCATAAGCCGGGGGAACT
It encodes:
- a CDS encoding ABC transporter ATP-binding protein, which produces MIEIKNLQKTFLLNGNKIEVLKGIDLTIADGQSLAVVGVSGAGKSTFLHILGTLDHPTGGEVLFDGVDVFSWPEKKLSDFRNGRIGFVFQFNNLLPEFTALENVMMPALIRRIARKEAKDRAEAILSEVGLSNRVRHKPGELSGGEQQRVALARALILEPRILLADEPTGNLDTETGKRIEDSLISLNKRKGITLIVVTHNTSLADRMSEKIGLSDGRIHSRG
- a CDS encoding lipoprotein-releasing ABC transporter permease subunit: MNSYELFISLRYLRARRKQVFVSIITFISVAGIFLGVAALIIVLAVMNGFETDLRNKILGVNSHIVVTDYSGGMQNYRQIMGDVAAIPGVEAATPFIYSQAMLRKGTATTGIILRGLSLQDALKVINIGKIKEGSLKGLESASRPISAAQTGPAPRPGIVIGRELAKNLGLFLNDQVFVISPSGVSTPMGMTPRMKPFVVAGIFESGFYEYDSTLAYISLEECQNFLNMGELVSGLELRVSDIYQAGQIARQIEKKLGFRYWARNWMEMNKNLFSALKLEKRVMFIILSLIVLVAAFNIISALIMIVMEKNKDIAILKAMGATRSGIMKIFIFQGVIVGAIGALLGTLAGLAVALNLEKISLFVEKLFGFKILPGDVYYLSELPSQVNYGDVAIIIVGTLLISFLATIYPSWRASRLAPAEALRYE
- a CDS encoding DUF488 domain-containing protein, with amino-acid sequence MTVFTIGFTKKTAEEFFTLLMKAGVKRVIDIRLNNVSQLAGFAKREDLRYFLRAIGGIDYLHRPDLAPTQQILDEFKKNKGSWPDYERDFLALLLARKAELNITPELLDEGCLLCSEDKPLHCHRRLVAEYLRSKWGNVGIIHL
- a CDS encoding DUF488 domain-containing protein, producing the protein MPEIFTIGHSVHSLERFLELLKMHDITAVCDVRSSPWSRYTPHFNRESLKDELAKQRISYIYLGLELGPRSDDPTCYEKGKVQYKRLADREIFQRGLARLRNGMTAYRIALLCAEKEPLTCHRMLLVCRYLRADDLVIRHILEDGAIEDNRDSEERLMKLLKIDPVNLISTRAEQIERAYDIQSGKIAYTLEEG
- the lysS gene encoding lysine--tRNA ligase, which gives rise to MEEENELLKKRREKADLLKRDGIDLYPNDVQVANNSEAIKGRLENLSEEELGKIDERFTLAGRIMAIRDFGKSAFVSIQDRKGRIQAFLRKNALGEKGFSLFKKLDAGDVVWIAGRIFKTKTGELSIDVEENGLRLLSKSLLPLPEKWHGLTDVEIRYRQRHLDLIVNPEVRKVFQQRSRIISLIRRFMEERDFLEVETPMMQPKAGGAVARPFKTFHNALGMNLFLRIAPELYLKRLITGGLERVFEINRNFRNEGISTFHNPEFTMMEFYQAYATYEELMTMTEELFGCIAMNLFSSLQFNYQGNEINLTPPWRRITVRDAVLEIGGVKPEILDDPALMAQYAGKLGVQLQASDPPGKVLMAIFDETVEKRLIQPTFVTHYPVEVSPLSRRNVADPSVTDRFELYIAGREIANAFSELNDPVDQRQRFEQQIKEREAGDLEAHEMDEDYIGALEYGMPPTAGEGIGIDRLVMLMTDSASIRDVILFPLLRSREAAREE